The proteins below are encoded in one region of Limnochorda pilosa:
- the pnp gene encoding polyribonucleotide nucleotidyltransferase, whose amino-acid sequence MAESFQMELAGRTLVLETGKLAGQANGAVLVRYGETVVLVTATMSKQPREGIDFFPLLVDYEERMYAIGRIPGGWGRREGRPPEGAILAARMIDRTLRPLFPDGFRNDVQVVATILSVDHDNSPEIAAMAGASAALTISDIPFLGPIAGVRVGLVDGRLVLNPTSEQSEASDLNLVVAGTRDAVMMVEAGANEVPEEQVLEAILFGHEEIKRVIALQDQMREKIGRPKVEPALYQPDPAVAEWTRAWVEPKLEGAVKNPDKLARQDAVDLLRKEVVEAFEAERGEEATAHVKDVEVVFDKLLKEFVRKTITEDRERVDGRGLEEIRPIWCEVGLLPRVHGSGLFTRGQTQVLSSVALGLKSDEQLLDDLREEDRKRYIHHYNFPGFSTGEVRPMRSVGRREIGHGALAERALLPVIPSQEEFPYTVRVVSEVLSSNGSTSQASICGSTLALMDAGVPIRKPVAGVAMGLVKHGERFAVLTDIQGIEDALGDMDFKVAGTRDGVTAIQMDIKIKGIDREILRTALEQARKGRLFILDKMEAVIDRPRPSLSPYAPRVITLQIPVDRIRDVIGPGGKVVRNIIDQTGVQIDIEDDGHVYIASIDEEGGRRAQEMVESLVRDVEVGATYRGKVKRITNFGAFVEILPGKEGLVHISKLAPGRVGRVEDVLQLGDDVAVKVTDIDELGRINLSRKDALTQEQWAAEEARFPSNGQQDREGRDSGFGGERRGGPREHGGEHRRPPRRDGDRRRSPRPGGGGRPRES is encoded by the coding sequence ATGGCAGAGAGTTTCCAGATGGAGCTCGCCGGCCGGACGCTGGTGCTCGAAACCGGCAAGCTGGCCGGGCAGGCGAACGGGGCGGTCCTCGTGCGCTACGGGGAGACGGTGGTGCTGGTGACGGCCACCATGTCCAAGCAGCCCCGGGAGGGGATCGACTTCTTCCCGCTGCTGGTGGACTACGAAGAGCGGATGTACGCCATCGGCCGCATCCCCGGCGGCTGGGGCCGGCGGGAGGGCCGTCCCCCGGAGGGCGCCATCCTCGCGGCGCGCATGATCGACCGCACGCTCCGCCCCCTCTTTCCCGACGGGTTCCGGAACGACGTGCAGGTGGTGGCCACCATCCTCTCGGTGGACCACGACAACTCGCCGGAGATCGCGGCCATGGCGGGGGCGTCGGCAGCGCTCACCATCTCGGACATCCCCTTCCTGGGGCCCATCGCCGGTGTGCGGGTGGGCCTGGTGGACGGGCGCTTGGTCTTGAACCCCACCAGCGAGCAGTCCGAGGCGAGCGACCTTAACCTGGTGGTGGCTGGAACCCGCGACGCGGTGATGATGGTCGAGGCGGGTGCCAACGAGGTTCCGGAGGAGCAGGTCCTGGAGGCGATCCTCTTCGGGCACGAGGAGATCAAGCGGGTGATCGCCCTGCAGGATCAGATGCGGGAGAAGATCGGCCGGCCCAAGGTGGAGCCCGCGCTCTACCAGCCCGACCCGGCCGTGGCCGAGTGGACGCGCGCCTGGGTGGAGCCCAAGCTCGAGGGAGCCGTGAAGAACCCCGACAAGCTGGCGCGCCAGGACGCGGTGGACCTCCTGCGCAAGGAGGTCGTGGAGGCTTTCGAGGCCGAGCGCGGCGAGGAGGCGACCGCCCACGTGAAGGACGTGGAGGTCGTCTTCGACAAGCTGCTGAAGGAGTTCGTCCGGAAGACCATCACCGAGGACCGCGAGCGGGTCGACGGGCGCGGGCTGGAGGAGATCCGCCCCATCTGGTGCGAGGTGGGCCTCCTGCCGCGGGTGCACGGTTCGGGCCTCTTCACCCGCGGGCAGACCCAGGTGCTCTCGTCGGTCGCCCTCGGGCTCAAGTCGGACGAGCAGCTCCTGGACGACCTGCGCGAGGAAGACCGCAAGCGCTACATCCACCACTACAACTTCCCAGGCTTCTCCACCGGCGAGGTGCGTCCCATGCGCTCGGTGGGAAGGCGTGAGATCGGGCACGGGGCCCTGGCCGAGCGGGCGCTCCTCCCCGTCATCCCTTCCCAGGAGGAGTTCCCCTACACCGTCCGCGTCGTCTCCGAGGTCCTCTCCTCCAACGGCTCCACCTCCCAGGCCAGCATCTGCGGCTCCACCCTGGCCCTGATGGATGCGGGCGTGCCCATCCGCAAGCCCGTGGCGGGGGTGGCCATGGGGCTGGTGAAGCACGGAGAGCGCTTCGCGGTGCTCACCGACATCCAGGGCATCGAGGACGCCCTGGGCGACATGGACTTCAAGGTGGCCGGCACCCGCGACGGGGTCACGGCCATCCAGATGGACATCAAGATCAAGGGCATCGACCGGGAGATCCTGCGGACGGCGCTGGAGCAGGCGCGCAAGGGTCGCCTCTTCATCCTGGACAAGATGGAAGCGGTCATCGACCGGCCGCGGCCCAGCCTGTCGCCCTACGCCCCGAGGGTGATCACCCTCCAGATCCCCGTGGACCGGATCCGGGACGTGATCGGCCCCGGCGGCAAGGTGGTCCGGAACATCATCGACCAAACCGGCGTCCAGATCGACATCGAGGACGACGGCCACGTCTACATCGCCTCCATCGACGAGGAGGGCGGGCGCCGGGCTCAGGAGATGGTGGAGAGCCTGGTGCGGGACGTGGAGGTGGGCGCGACCTACCGCGGGAAGGTCAAGCGGATCACCAACTTCGGCGCCTTCGTGGAGATCCTGCCGGGCAAGGAGGGGCTGGTGCACATCTCCAAGCTGGCCCCGGGCCGGGTGGGGCGCGTGGAGGACGTGCTGCAGCTGGGAGACGACGTCGCGGTGAAGGTCACCGACATCGACGAGCTGGGGCGGATCAACCTCTCGCGCAAGGACGCGCTGACCCAGGAGCAGTGGGCGGCCGAGGAGGCCCGCTTCCCATCCAACGGGCAGCAGGATCGAGAGGGGCGGGACTCCGGGTTCGGCGGCGAGCGCCGCGGCGGGCCCAGGGAGCACGGGGGCGAGCATCGCCGGCCACCGCGTCGTGACGGGGACCGCCGTCGGTCGCCCCGGCCCGGGGGCGGCGGGCGCCCGCGGGAGTCGTAG
- a CDS encoding DUF3866 family protein: MPGGARLRLKEGTVLRILETSPRTQRCTVRVEGEEAEALCYPELTGPLARGDRVWLNTAALELGLGSGGYHLVAAVPGRLPPGAPLPGRIMKLRYTPWQLAVEAVEEAAPDRLREGDLEGMPVVVGSLHSQLLPVALGFQAASGGLPLAYVMTDGGALPAALSRSAAALRARGLLAGTVTCGHAFGGDLEAVHPASGLLAARTVLGAAGAAVIMGPGITGTGSAWGHTALEQGSLLDLASALGGDPVAVVRISQRDARVRHQGVSHHTLTALGRVAARPATVVLPLLHDRGRLRGLQRQLWEAGVLRRHRLVHVPVSRDLVRALAAEPEARTMGRDVEEEQAFFEAALAAGWEAGRRARRRQGGVDG; the protein is encoded by the coding sequence GTGCCCGGCGGGGCACGCCTGCGGCTGAAGGAAGGGACCGTGCTCCGGATCCTCGAGACCTCGCCCCGCACCCAGCGGTGCACGGTCCGGGTGGAGGGCGAAGAGGCCGAGGCCCTCTGCTACCCGGAGCTCACCGGCCCCCTCGCCCGGGGCGACCGGGTCTGGCTGAACACCGCGGCCCTGGAGCTGGGTCTCGGCAGCGGCGGGTACCACCTGGTCGCGGCGGTGCCCGGGCGGCTGCCGCCCGGCGCGCCGCTTCCCGGACGGATCATGAAGCTCCGCTACACGCCGTGGCAGCTGGCCGTGGAGGCGGTGGAAGAGGCCGCCCCGGACCGCCTGCGCGAGGGAGACCTGGAAGGCATGCCGGTGGTGGTGGGGTCGCTCCACTCCCAGCTCCTGCCCGTCGCACTGGGCTTCCAGGCGGCCTCGGGAGGCCTGCCCCTGGCCTACGTGATGACCGACGGCGGGGCCTTGCCCGCGGCCCTCAGCCGCTCGGCGGCCGCGCTGCGGGCCCGGGGGCTCCTGGCCGGAACCGTCACGTGCGGCCACGCCTTCGGCGGGGATCTGGAGGCCGTCCACCCCGCGAGCGGCCTCCTGGCCGCCCGTACCGTGCTGGGAGCGGCTGGGGCGGCGGTGATCATGGGACCTGGCATCACGGGCACCGGAAGCGCCTGGGGCCACACCGCCCTGGAGCAGGGAAGCCTCCTGGACCTGGCGTCGGCCCTGGGCGGAGACCCGGTGGCGGTGGTGCGGATCTCCCAGAGGGACGCCCGGGTGCGCCACCAGGGCGTGAGCCACCACACCCTCACCGCCCTGGGGCGGGTGGCGGCCCGGCCGGCCACGGTGGTGCTGCCGCTCCTGCACGACCGGGGGCGCCTGCGCGGCCTCCAGCGACAGCTCTGGGAGGCGGGGGTGCTTCGCCGGCACCGCCTGGTGCACGTGCCCGTGAGCCGGGATCTGGTGCGCGCCCTGGCTGCGGAACCCGAGGCGCGGACCATGGGCCGGGACGTGGAGGAGGAGCAGGCCTTCTTCGAGGCCGCGCTCGCCGCCGGGTGGGAGGCGGGGCGCCGGGCACGGCGCCGGCAAGGAGGCGTGGACGGGTGA
- a CDS encoding histidine phosphatase family protein, translating to MSVVYLVRHGETEWNRIMRIQGQSDVELSERGRDQARRLARRMERWRIDRALTSDLARAQETARIVLGEREVPLETDPRLRERHFGEWEGLTREEVLARDEAAYHRWGEDPWPFRPPGGESLEDVSQRAASLVEELRAGDGHVLVVSHGGTLQTMLRHLLGWAGGGGPQIILFNTGLTILRLWPDRVRLERLNDIGHLEIHPDGQVSQKQA from the coding sequence GTGAGCGTCGTCTATCTGGTACGGCACGGGGAGACCGAGTGGAATCGCATCATGCGCATCCAGGGCCAGAGCGACGTGGAGCTCTCGGAGCGGGGGCGCGACCAGGCCCGGCGTCTGGCCCGGCGCATGGAGCGCTGGCGCATCGACCGCGCCCTCACCAGCGACCTGGCCCGCGCCCAGGAGACGGCGCGCATCGTGCTGGGCGAGCGGGAGGTGCCCCTGGAGACCGACCCGCGGCTGCGGGAGCGGCACTTCGGCGAGTGGGAGGGCCTCACCCGGGAAGAGGTGCTGGCCCGGGACGAGGCCGCGTACCACCGCTGGGGCGAGGACCCCTGGCCCTTCCGCCCGCCGGGGGGCGAGTCGCTGGAGGACGTCTCCCAGCGGGCCGCATCGCTGGTGGAGGAGCTCCGCGCCGGAGACGGGCACGTGCTGGTGGTCTCCCACGGCGGTACCCTCCAGACCATGCTCCGCCACCTCCTGGGCTGGGCCGGCGGCGGCGGGCCCCAGATCATCCTCTTCAACACCGGCCTCACCATCCTGCGGCTCTGGCCGGACCGCGTGCGCCTGGAACGGCTGAACGACATCGGCCACCTGGAGATCCACCCCGACGGGCAGGTCTCCCAGAAGCAGGCATGA
- a CDS encoding stage II sporulation protein M: MRRSVPRPAPGRYRLWILFAAGVLLSALVAGILGAAALPEAVRRQVESSLVLPEGPPPAGPGLLPAALRRNLVESAGLAWLLGLSLAGLPLIWVVLFWRGFELGFAAAFVWGWAGNGRWTALLALVPHNLLALPALCLLAVATARFSAALLRSLLQGRPPPRARLLADGLTAIAATLVLTGASYVEAYVTPQVVALSLRLLP, from the coding sequence ATGCGGCGGTCGGTGCCACGGCCGGCGCCCGGGCGTTACCGGCTCTGGATCCTCTTTGCGGCCGGCGTCCTCCTCTCCGCGCTGGTGGCCGGGATTCTGGGGGCCGCCGCGCTGCCCGAGGCGGTCCGCCGGCAGGTGGAGAGCAGCCTGGTCCTCCCCGAGGGCCCGCCCCCGGCAGGACCCGGCCTCCTTCCGGCCGCGCTCCGCCGGAACCTGGTGGAGAGCGCGGGCCTCGCCTGGCTCCTGGGCCTCTCCCTGGCCGGGCTGCCGCTGATCTGGGTGGTCCTCTTCTGGCGCGGGTTCGAGCTCGGCTTCGCGGCGGCTTTCGTCTGGGGGTGGGCGGGGAACGGGCGGTGGACCGCGCTCCTGGCCCTGGTGCCCCACAACCTCCTGGCCCTGCCGGCGCTCTGCCTGCTGGCGGTGGCCACGGCACGCTTCTCCGCCGCCCTGTTGCGAAGCCTCCTCCAGGGAAGGCCGCCGCCCCGGGCGCGCCTCCTGGCCGACGGGCTCACCGCAATCGCGGCGACCCTCGTCCTCACCGGAGCAAGCTATGTGGAAGCCTATGTCACACCCCAGGTCGTGGCCCTCTCCCTGCGCCTGCTCCCTTGA
- a CDS encoding phosphopentomutase has protein sequence MAWKRAVVLVLDSVGIGALPDASRYGDEGSNTVGNTARAVGGLKVPHLNGLGLGRLVAGPGLEAVPEPLASYGRMAERAPGKDTTTGHWEMMGCTLDRPLPTYPDGFPPEVIEPFEQAIGRKVLGNRAASGTEIIQELGDEHVRTGRPIVYTSADSVFQVAAHEDVIPPGELYRICAVAREQLRGEHAVGRVIARPFLGPFDEEGPGGRRRVFRRTDNRRDFSLAPPRPTLLDRLSEQGLAVRAVGKISDIFAGRGITRSVHAHGNQAVLETTLDLLLHAQEPGLIFANCVDFDMLWGHRNDARGYAGGLEEVDRFLPRLLDALAPDDRLILTADHGCDPTTPSTDHSREYVPLLWHAPGRPGLALGTRQTFADLGATLADGFGLGPSDEGTSFLPELPGEER, from the coding sequence ATGGCCTGGAAGCGGGCGGTGGTGCTGGTGCTGGACAGCGTCGGCATCGGCGCGCTGCCCGACGCGTCCCGATACGGCGACGAGGGATCGAACACGGTGGGCAACACCGCCCGGGCGGTGGGGGGGCTGAAGGTGCCCCACCTGAACGGGCTGGGGCTGGGCCGGCTGGTGGCGGGCCCAGGGCTCGAGGCCGTCCCCGAGCCCCTGGCTTCCTACGGCCGCATGGCCGAGCGCGCGCCGGGGAAGGACACCACCACCGGTCACTGGGAGATGATGGGCTGCACCCTGGACCGCCCGCTCCCCACCTATCCCGACGGCTTCCCGCCCGAGGTGATCGAGCCCTTCGAGCAGGCCATCGGGCGCAAGGTCCTGGGCAACCGGGCCGCCTCGGGAACGGAGATCATCCAGGAGCTGGGCGATGAGCACGTCCGCACGGGGCGCCCCATCGTCTACACCTCCGCGGACAGCGTCTTCCAGGTGGCGGCCCACGAGGACGTGATCCCCCCGGGGGAGCTCTACCGCATCTGCGCGGTGGCCCGGGAACAGCTCCGGGGCGAGCACGCCGTGGGGCGCGTCATCGCCCGGCCCTTCCTCGGGCCTTTCGACGAAGAAGGCCCCGGCGGGCGCCGCCGCGTCTTCCGCCGTACCGACAACCGCCGCGACTTCAGCCTGGCCCCGCCCCGGCCGACGCTGCTCGACCGCCTGAGCGAGCAGGGGCTGGCCGTGCGGGCCGTGGGGAAGATCAGCGACATCTTCGCGGGCCGGGGGATCACCCGCTCGGTCCACGCGCACGGCAACCAGGCGGTACTCGAGACCACCCTCGATCTGCTCCTCCACGCGCAGGAGCCGGGCCTCATCTTCGCGAACTGCGTCGACTTCGACATGCTCTGGGGGCACCGGAACGACGCCCGGGGGTACGCAGGGGGGCTGGAAGAGGTGGACCGCTTCCTGCCCCGCCTCCTGGACGCCCTGGCGCCCGACGACCGGCTGATCCTCACCGCAGACCACGGTTGCGATCCCACGACGCCTTCCACCGATCACTCCCGGGAGTACGTGCCGCTGCTCTGGCACGCCCCAGGGCGCCCCGGACTCGCGCTGGGCACCCGGCAGACCTTCGCCGACCTGGGGGCCACCCTCGCGGACGGCTTCGGCCTCGGGCCGTCGGACGAGGGCACCAGCTTCCTTCCTGAGCTGCCCGGAGAGGAGCGCTGA
- a CDS encoding thymidine phosphorylase — MRPYELILKKREGGELSEDEIAGWIRGVTDGSVSDAQSAALLMAILFRGMTESETTALTLAMANSGRQLDLSLLPGVKVDKHSSGGVGDKTTLILAPLAAAGGVTVAKLSGRALGHTGGTLDKLESIPGLRVEMDLAAFLDVVERVGVAVASAGVDLAPADKKLYALRDATATVESVPLITASIMSKKLAGGADALVLDVKVGNGAFLPDERQATELARTCVSVARRAGRKAVAYLTSMDQPLGRTVGNALEVREAIETLKGGGPRDLRELVLVLGAEMLRLGRVEEDPAAARAHLERLLASGEAAERFQRMIEAQGGDPRVVDDPRRLPQAEVRVPVEAPAFGFVGAIATRDLGLASMALGAGRDRPGAPVDLAVGLEVACAVGDAVEAGEPLAWIHAHTPDQAQAVRTRVRDAFRLSQERPAPPALVRGRLAEEAMDET, encoded by the coding sequence GTGCGGCCGTACGAGCTGATCTTGAAGAAGCGCGAAGGCGGCGAGCTCTCGGAGGACGAGATTGCCGGCTGGATCCGCGGCGTCACCGACGGCAGCGTGAGCGACGCCCAGAGCGCGGCGCTGCTCATGGCCATCCTCTTCCGGGGCATGACCGAGAGCGAGACCACCGCCCTCACCCTGGCCATGGCGAACTCGGGCCGCCAGCTGGACCTCTCGCTCCTGCCCGGGGTGAAGGTGGACAAGCACTCGAGCGGTGGGGTGGGGGACAAGACCACCCTCATCCTGGCCCCCCTCGCGGCCGCAGGCGGCGTGACGGTGGCCAAGCTGTCGGGCCGCGCCCTGGGTCACACGGGGGGGACCCTCGACAAGCTCGAGTCGATCCCGGGCCTGCGGGTGGAGATGGATCTCGCCGCCTTCCTGGACGTGGTGGAGCGGGTGGGGGTGGCCGTGGCCAGCGCCGGGGTGGACCTGGCACCGGCCGACAAGAAGCTCTACGCCCTGCGCGACGCCACGGCCACCGTGGAGAGCGTGCCCCTCATCACCGCGTCGATCATGAGCAAGAAGCTGGCCGGCGGGGCCGACGCGCTGGTGCTGGACGTGAAGGTGGGGAACGGGGCCTTCCTGCCCGACGAGCGGCAGGCGACGGAGCTCGCCCGGACCTGCGTGTCCGTGGCCCGCCGGGCGGGGCGGAAGGCGGTCGCCTACCTCACCTCCATGGACCAGCCCCTGGGAAGGACGGTGGGCAACGCGCTGGAGGTGCGGGAGGCCATCGAGACCCTGAAGGGCGGCGGGCCTCGTGACCTGCGGGAGCTGGTCCTGGTCCTGGGCGCGGAGATGCTCCGCCTGGGCCGGGTGGAGGAGGATCCGGCCGCGGCCAGGGCCCACCTGGAGCGGCTGCTGGCCTCGGGGGAGGCTGCCGAGCGCTTCCAGCGGATGATCGAGGCTCAGGGCGGCGACCCGCGGGTGGTGGACGACCCCCGGCGCCTGCCCCAGGCGGAGGTGCGGGTGCCGGTGGAGGCGCCGGCGTTCGGATTCGTGGGCGCCATCGCCACCCGGGATCTGGGTCTGGCCTCCATGGCCCTGGGGGCTGGGCGGGACCGCCCGGGCGCCCCCGTGGACCTGGCCGTGGGGCTCGAGGTCGCGTGCGCGGTCGGCGACGCGGTGGAGGCCGGAGAGCCGCTGGCCTGGATCCACGCCCACACCCCGGATCAGGCCCAGGCGGTCCGAACCAGGGTGCGGGACGCCTTCCGCCTGAGCCAGGAGCGACCGGCGCCCCCCGCCCTGGTCCGTGGGAGGCTCGCCGAGGAGGCGATGGACGAGACATAG
- a CDS encoding D-alanyl-D-alanine carboxypeptidase family protein, with product MGRTWRASLAVLVAVVVLRAGAVGAQELEIRSKAAVLMDAQSGDVFYRKNEHEPLPPASVTKVMTMVLALEALRDGRVGWDDLVSTSEYAASMGGTQIWLEPGEQMSFRDLLYAVAVGSANDAAVALAEYLAGSEPAFVDQMNAKAQELGMKDTRFTNPSGLPPEVLGKSGPHVTSAYDLALLSRYAVTLPHFLEMVATYGPYTVRQGTEAAVELYSFNDLLRMYQGMDGIKTGHTNAAGYCLAATAQRDGLRLIAVTLAASTRAERQADITRLLNYGFSQYRAVAAVKQGEVLGRVPVDRGVLETVEAVAARDLFVTVPRGTAATPERQVRMDPRPAPLEAGAPVGEVRVSLEGREVGRVPVVAAEAVERAGLGRLVWRVTEKAVNALFGH from the coding sequence TTGGGCCGTACCTGGCGGGCTTCGCTGGCGGTGCTGGTGGCTGTGGTGGTCCTGCGTGCCGGGGCCGTTGGGGCGCAGGAGCTGGAGATCCGCTCCAAGGCGGCCGTCCTCATGGACGCTCAGAGCGGTGACGTCTTCTACCGGAAGAACGAGCACGAGCCGCTCCCCCCCGCGAGCGTCACCAAGGTGATGACCATGGTCCTGGCCCTGGAGGCGCTCCGCGACGGGCGGGTGGGCTGGGACGACCTGGTCTCCACCAGCGAATACGCCGCGTCCATGGGGGGCACCCAGATCTGGCTGGAGCCCGGGGAGCAGATGTCCTTCCGCGACCTCTTGTACGCGGTGGCCGTCGGCTCGGCCAACGACGCCGCGGTGGCGCTGGCCGAGTACCTGGCCGGGAGCGAGCCGGCCTTCGTCGACCAGATGAACGCCAAGGCTCAGGAGCTCGGCATGAAGGACACCCGCTTCACCAACCCCAGCGGGCTGCCGCCTGAGGTCCTGGGCAAGAGCGGCCCGCACGTGACCAGCGCCTACGACCTCGCCTTGCTCTCCCGCTACGCGGTGACCCTTCCCCACTTCCTGGAGATGGTCGCCACCTACGGGCCCTACACCGTGCGCCAGGGAACCGAGGCCGCGGTGGAGCTCTACAGCTTCAACGACCTCCTTCGAATGTATCAGGGCATGGACGGGATCAAGACGGGTCACACCAACGCGGCGGGGTACTGCCTCGCGGCCACGGCCCAGCGGGACGGCTTGCGCCTCATCGCGGTCACTCTGGCCGCCTCGACCCGCGCGGAGCGCCAGGCGGACATCACCCGGCTCTTGAACTACGGGTTCAGCCAGTACCGGGCCGTGGCGGCGGTGAAGCAGGGGGAGGTCCTCGGCCGCGTCCCCGTGGACCGCGGCGTCCTGGAGACGGTGGAGGCGGTGGCCGCCCGGGACCTCTTCGTCACCGTACCCCGGGGGACCGCGGCGACCCCCGAGCGGCAGGTGCGCATGGACCCGCGCCCCGCACCGCTCGAAGCCGGCGCACCCGTGGGGGAGGTCCGGGTCAGCCTGGAGGGGCGGGAGGTGGGCCGTGTCCCCGTGGTGGCCGCCGAGGCGGTGGAGCGGGCGGGGCTGGGGCGCCTGGTCTGGCGGGTGACCGAGAAGGCCGTCAACGCCCTTTTCGGCCATTGA
- a CDS encoding STAS domain-containing protein (This anti-anti-sigma factor, or anti-sigma factor antagonist, belongs to a family that includes characterized members SpoIIAA, RsbV, RsfA, and RsfB.): MAGIPSEASSRLEVHRYGRGSCDVLRLEGELDLSSVAKVRAALPGEGPARAGRRHLVLDLRRLRFMDSSGLGVFFELYRIIAARGGQTRVAGPQPPVERVLRLAGFLRLAGRADSVHEALRSLEGDGPWTPGRPE, encoded by the coding sequence GTGGCGGGCATACCGAGCGAAGCCTCATCGCGGCTGGAGGTGCACCGGTACGGCCGGGGAAGCTGCGACGTGCTCAGGCTCGAGGGCGAGCTGGACCTCTCCAGCGTCGCAAAGGTGCGGGCCGCCCTGCCCGGGGAGGGGCCCGCCCGGGCCGGCCGGCGGCACCTGGTGCTGGACCTCCGCCGGCTCCGCTTCATGGACAGCTCGGGCCTGGGCGTCTTCTTCGAGCTGTACCGGATCATCGCGGCCCGGGGCGGGCAGACCCGGGTGGCGGGCCCCCAGCCCCCGGTGGAGCGGGTGCTGCGCCTGGCCGGCTTCCTCAGGCTGGCGGGCCGGGCCGATTCAGTGCACGAGGCGCTACGGTCGCTGGAGGGGGATGGGCCATGGACACCGGGACGCCCGGAGTGA
- the spoIIAB gene encoding anti-sigma F factor — MDTGTPGVKNSVHMEFPSLPENVGFARASVAFFASQLDFTLDELDEIKVAVSEAVSNAVVHGYPQGPGPVVVDVSATEAGELVVQVADRGTGIEDVEQACQTSFTTRPGERLGLGLTFIKEYADRLEVTSRPGEGTVVTFRKRPQPAAVSQG, encoded by the coding sequence ATGGACACCGGGACGCCCGGAGTGAAGAACAGCGTGCACATGGAGTTCCCGAGCCTGCCCGAGAACGTGGGCTTCGCCCGGGCGTCGGTGGCCTTCTTCGCGTCCCAGCTCGACTTCACCCTGGACGAGTTGGACGAGATCAAGGTCGCGGTCTCGGAGGCGGTGAGCAACGCGGTGGTCCACGGCTACCCGCAGGGTCCTGGCCCCGTCGTCGTCGACGTCTCGGCCACCGAAGCGGGGGAGCTGGTCGTCCAGGTCGCGGACCGGGGCACGGGCATCGAGGACGTGGAGCAGGCCTGCCAAACCAGCTTCACCACCCGGCCCGGCGAGCGGCTGGGGCTGGGGCTCACCTTCATCAAGGAGTACGCCGACCGGCTCGAGGTGACGTCCCGGCCGGGGGAGGGCACGGTGGTCACTTTCCGCAAGCGACCGCAGCCGGCGGCGGTCAGCCAGGGATGA
- a CDS encoding sigma-70 family RNA polymerase sigma factor, translated as MEPEEQALYRRAREGDPEARQELAVRHLPLVREVASRFRRGAFEQEELVQAATVGLLKALHGFDPDRGFRFSTYAVPVIAGEVRALIRQNQGLRAGRRLEELGRRLRAERSRLTQLLERSPTLAELAEAAGVETDEAFQALEALREPLSLEQPLAPEDERRLEERLAASTSEEEWAERLAVAEALERLDPRERIIVRFRFWEGQSQKEVAAHLGLSQPQVSRLERRALERLRAEWHV; from the coding sequence GTGGAGCCGGAGGAGCAGGCGCTCTACCGGCGCGCCCGGGAGGGCGACCCGGAGGCCCGCCAGGAGCTGGCGGTCCGTCACCTGCCCCTGGTGCGCGAGGTGGCCTCCCGCTTCCGGCGGGGTGCCTTCGAGCAGGAGGAGCTGGTACAGGCTGCCACCGTAGGGCTCCTCAAGGCCCTCCACGGCTTCGACCCCGATCGCGGCTTCCGCTTCTCGACCTATGCGGTACCGGTCATCGCCGGCGAGGTACGGGCCCTCATCCGCCAGAACCAGGGCCTGCGCGCCGGCCGCCGCCTGGAGGAGCTGGGACGCCGGCTCCGTGCGGAACGGAGCCGCCTCACCCAGCTTCTGGAGCGCTCGCCCACCCTGGCCGAGCTGGCCGAGGCGGCGGGGGTGGAGACTGACGAGGCCTTTCAGGCGCTGGAGGCCCTCCGGGAACCCCTCTCCCTGGAGCAGCCGCTCGCGCCCGAGGATGAGCGGAGGCTCGAGGAACGCCTGGCCGCGAGCACCAGCGAGGAGGAGTGGGCCGAGCGCCTGGCGGTGGCCGAGGCGCTGGAGCGCCTGGACCCCCGGGAGCGGATCATCGTCCGCTTTCGCTTCTGGGAAGGCCAGAGCCAGAAGGAAGTGGCCGCCCACCTGGGGCTCTCTCAACCCCAGGTCTCGCGCCTGGAGCGCCGCGCGCTGGAGAGGTTGCGGGCCGAATGGCACGTCTAG